Proteins encoded in a region of the Scrofimicrobium sp. R131 genome:
- a CDS encoding 2'-5' RNA ligase family protein: protein MYLPPKTDDQEWLGVLIAIPEPWVTELTAARRELGDPAADCVPAHLTLIPPTPVNVDEREDVFRHLQHVASHFGPFRLSLSGTGTFLPTSPVVFLDVTEGADACMSLADELRSGPLDHQARFPYHPHVTLAHGLPEESLHRARAGWADFEASWMVPGFRLDSVDPNGRYNTRALFDFAL from the coding sequence ATGTACCTACCCCCCAAGACTGATGATCAGGAATGGCTGGGCGTGCTCATTGCCATTCCCGAACCGTGGGTCACCGAGTTGACCGCGGCTCGCCGTGAGCTCGGTGATCCAGCTGCGGACTGCGTGCCTGCGCACCTGACCCTGATTCCCCCCACTCCCGTCAATGTGGACGAGCGAGAAGACGTTTTCCGCCACCTCCAGCACGTTGCCTCCCACTTCGGTCCCTTCCGGTTGTCCCTGTCGGGGACCGGCACTTTTCTGCCCACCTCACCGGTGGTGTTTCTGGACGTAACCGAGGGAGCGGACGCCTGCATGTCACTCGCCGATGAGCTCCGGTCCGGCCCGTTGGATCACCAGGCCCGGTTCCCATACCACCCGCACGTCACCCTCGCCCACGGCCTGCCAGAGGAATCCCTGCACCGGGCTCGTGCGGGTTGGGCGGACTTCGAAGCCTCCTGGATGGTTCCCGGTTTCCGCCTCGACTCCGTTGACCCCAACGGACGCTACAACACCCGCGCCCTGTTCGACTTCGCCCTCTAG
- the galK gene encoding galactokinase — protein sequence MSVVIRDAWTRPDGAARVATLFTETFGQEPDGIWSAPGRVNLIGEHTDYNGGLALPIALPHRTYAALRRRDDDQVRLISAQEESQRSVDLAEAGPVGTLGEVDGWPAYVVGVAWAMRQAGYPVAGFDIAIDSCVPYGAGLSSSAALSGSAGVGLTDLFGLDLDREQLVRFCIAAENQMAGAPTGGMDQSASLRCQPGYALLLDNRDHSVQQIHFDLAARDFRLLVIDTKAPHALVDGQYAARRQTCHEAAQQLGVEYLADITDLDEALARLTDPVAQSRVRHVVTEIARTRQVAELLQKDADLAEVGRLFTESHISLRDDYEVSCPELDCAVEEALRAGAVGARMTGGGFGGSAIALVPATTVGEVMDGVVQAFAARGFAAPEFLVVEASAPGGRDA from the coding sequence ATGAGCGTTGTCATCCGTGATGCCTGGACGCGCCCGGATGGGGCGGCCCGCGTGGCCACCCTTTTTACCGAGACTTTTGGGCAGGAGCCAGATGGGATCTGGTCCGCCCCGGGGAGGGTGAACCTGATCGGTGAGCACACTGACTATAACGGAGGGTTAGCGCTCCCAATTGCCCTGCCGCATCGCACCTACGCGGCCCTGCGCCGGCGTGACGACGACCAGGTGCGGTTGATTTCCGCCCAGGAGGAGTCCCAACGAAGCGTCGACTTGGCTGAGGCCGGACCGGTCGGGACGCTGGGTGAGGTGGATGGTTGGCCCGCCTACGTGGTGGGGGTGGCCTGGGCCATGCGCCAGGCCGGCTACCCGGTTGCCGGCTTCGATATTGCCATTGACTCCTGCGTTCCCTACGGGGCCGGGCTCTCTTCCTCCGCCGCCCTGAGCGGATCGGCCGGGGTCGGCCTGACCGACCTGTTTGGCTTGGACCTGGACCGTGAGCAGTTGGTTCGTTTCTGCATCGCCGCGGAAAACCAGATGGCCGGGGCGCCCACCGGGGGAATGGATCAGTCGGCCTCCCTGCGCTGCCAGCCGGGATATGCGCTCCTGCTGGACAACCGAGATCATTCCGTCCAACAGATTCACTTTGACCTGGCGGCCCGCGATTTCCGCCTGCTGGTGATCGACACGAAAGCTCCGCACGCGCTGGTGGACGGGCAGTATGCCGCCCGGCGTCAGACCTGTCACGAAGCGGCACAGCAGTTGGGCGTAGAGTACCTGGCTGACATCACTGACTTGGACGAGGCGTTGGCCCGGCTGACCGACCCGGTCGCCCAAAGCCGGGTGCGCCACGTGGTCACCGAGATTGCTCGGACCCGGCAGGTGGCCGAGTTGCTTCAGAAAGACGCGGACCTGGCCGAAGTTGGGCGTCTGTTCACCGAATCGCATATCTCGTTGCGCGACGACTACGAGGTTTCCTGCCCGGAGCTGGATTGCGCGGTGGAGGAGGCTCTGCGGGCTGGAGCGGTTGGGGCCCGCATGACTGGTGGTGGCTTTGGCGGCTCAGCCATTGCACTGGTCCCGGCGACCACGGTGGGCGAGGTAATGGATGGCGTAGTCCAGGCGTTTGCGGCGCGAGGCTTCGCTGCACCCGAGTTTCTGGTAGTGGAGGCTTCGGCCCCGGGAGGGCGGGACGCCTAA
- a CDS encoding SGNH/GDSL hydrolase family protein: MAKSNVLAATLLAGGIISEAVGRTHRQVRQHRKAWEAQNFRTLNQLKKDDFLLVALGDSATQGVGAARIDQSYVARLAQMIPGSVRVVNLSISGATIETILAAQLPQLRGLELKPDLVVANIGGNDVGAPHITPELFSAYAKRMARELPGPALVGNIPSFSFLPREQLAAELSAILDEQMSAAGHVPVDLRRLSQQYSTWEYLTRYHAPDLFHPNARAYAAWALEFGSHL; the protein is encoded by the coding sequence GTGGCCAAATCAAACGTCCTGGCCGCTACTTTGCTGGCGGGGGGAATCATTAGCGAGGCGGTGGGTCGAACTCACCGCCAGGTACGCCAACACCGTAAAGCCTGGGAGGCGCAGAACTTCCGCACCCTCAACCAGCTGAAGAAAGACGATTTCCTGCTGGTGGCTCTCGGTGACTCTGCCACCCAGGGGGTAGGGGCAGCGCGGATCGACCAGTCCTACGTGGCCAGGTTGGCGCAGATGATTCCCGGGTCGGTCCGGGTGGTCAACCTGTCGATTTCCGGGGCCACCATCGAGACGATCCTGGCGGCCCAACTGCCTCAGCTGCGCGGATTGGAGCTGAAACCGGACCTGGTGGTCGCTAACATCGGGGGCAACGACGTGGGAGCTCCGCACATCACCCCGGAGCTGTTCTCCGCCTACGCCAAGCGGATGGCGCGTGAGCTTCCCGGGCCCGCCCTGGTGGGAAACATCCCCAGTTTTTCATTCCTCCCCCGGGAGCAACTGGCCGCAGAGTTGTCCGCGATACTGGACGAGCAGATGAGCGCTGCCGGACACGTTCCCGTTGACTTGCGCCGACTCTCGCAGCAGTATTCCACCTGGGAGTATCTGACCAGGTATCACGCTCCGGACCTGTTTCATCCTAATGCGCGGGCCTACGCGGCCTGGGCGCTTGAGTTCGGGTCGCACCTCTAG
- the pth gene encoding aminoacyl-tRNA hydrolase: protein MSESIKLIVGLGNPGAEYANTRHNVGVMTVELLAERLGVSLRSHSSRTRTASGRLGVLPGGAPGPQVHLAVSTSYMNVSGGPIGRLADFLRIAPTEILVVHDDLDLPAHQLRLKRGGGEGGHNGLKSLSAHLGTKDYARLRVGIGRPPGRQDPASFVLTPIPTSERPEWDVTIQLAADVAEETVLRGLVAAQQDLHARS, encoded by the coding sequence ATGTCGGAATCGATCAAGTTGATTGTGGGCCTGGGAAATCCAGGAGCTGAGTACGCTAACACGCGGCACAATGTCGGGGTAATGACAGTTGAGCTGCTGGCCGAGCGTCTCGGGGTTAGTTTGCGTTCACATTCCAGTCGGACCCGGACTGCGTCCGGCCGGTTGGGGGTGCTGCCCGGTGGTGCCCCCGGACCTCAGGTGCACCTGGCTGTCTCCACCTCGTACATGAACGTTTCTGGCGGGCCAATCGGCCGCCTGGCCGACTTCCTGCGGATCGCCCCGACGGAGATTCTGGTGGTGCACGATGACCTGGACCTGCCCGCACACCAGCTTCGATTGAAGCGCGGCGGAGGCGAGGGCGGACACAACGGGCTGAAGAGTTTGAGCGCTCACCTGGGAACCAAAGACTATGCCCGGCTGCGAGTTGGGATTGGTCGGCCTCCCGGACGGCAGGATCCCGCCTCGTTTGTCCTGACTCCGATCCCGACGTCTGAGCGGCCCGAATGGGACGTGACGATCCAGTTGGCGGCGGATGTGGCCGAAGAAACTGTGCTGCGCGGCCTGGTAGCTGCCCAGCAAGACCTACACGCCCGCTCATGA
- the mfd gene encoding transcription-repair coupling factor, with protein sequence MSQLRGLLPLLARDEAVEAVTPYLWEPGHGTVVCPVGVRPALVAHALSNRSGTAPVVVVTATGREAEQMARAISCWGPEATVFPSWETLPHERLSPQLDTMARRVAVLRRLAHPEPNHPQAGPIQVLVVPIRALLQPIIGGLGDLRPVQARPGDFIDRDTLVHELVQLGYEPSDQVRGRGQVSVHGGIVDVFPPAGDHPVRLEFFGDEIEEIRWFSLDDQRSLGAAETGLWAPPARELLLTDAVKEKARAAQIPGAADLLELATEGIYSPGIESLAPLLVERMDSLVDLLPVGTLLFMSEPERIQARAADLVTTSQEFLHASWGAAAAGGAIPLGAQSASLLSLDEVWGARKSASWWKLTALPGPELADQLAEQLAQREPAGADQTPADPPAAAVVASPRLAMIGAREVRPYRGDFARATSDLGQLERAGWNLVVTTPGSGSARRLVQVLAEGDVAARLDPELTELPSPGLVHVTAAEAGAGFVLSAQELAILTEQDLTGGRSGGSTRDMRKMPARRKKGLDPLALRPGDFVVHEHHGVGRFLEMVSRTTGSGEQQVTRDYLVLEYASSRRGGPRDTLYVPTTSLDLVSKYSGSDEPKLSRMGGADWAKTKQKAQKAVQEIAAELVRLYAARQTAGGFAFSPDTPWQRELEDAFPFQETPDQLLTMDEVKADMEKPVPMDRLLTGDVGYGKTEIAVRAAFKAIQDSKQVAVLVPTTLLVQQHYDTFRERYAGFPVNIAQLSRFSSPAEADRVRAGLLDGSVDLVIGTHSLLTGSVRFKDLGLVIIDEEQRFGVEHKETLKALRTDVDVLAMSATPIPRTLEMAVAGIREMSVLQTPPEERQPVLTFVGAYSSAQVAAAIRRELLRDGQVFFIHNRVESISSVAAGLAELVPEARIRVAHGQLGEHQLEQVIVDFWNHEFDVLVCTTIVETGLDISNANTLIVDRADTFGLSQLHQLRGRVGRGRERAYAYFFYPPGKTLTETALERLRTIAANADLGSGLAVAQKDLEIRGAGNLLGGAQSGHIEGVGFDLYVRMVSDAVAQYRGEKPVETTEVRLDLAVDAHLPEEYIPGESARLEVYAKIAAVNDPGAMRELRDELADRYGPLPAPVERLFLLARLRSMLRQLGVDEAVTQGNYLRLGPVELMDSTALRLKRLYPGSVIKPATRQLLVPLGGRRHHGEEPLVDEALVTWVEDLLRKVLVPNRRVALARAAKQGG encoded by the coding sequence ATGAGTCAGCTGCGCGGCCTGCTGCCGCTTTTAGCCCGGGATGAAGCCGTTGAGGCGGTCACGCCCTATCTGTGGGAACCCGGTCACGGCACGGTGGTGTGCCCGGTGGGGGTGCGGCCTGCATTGGTAGCACACGCACTGTCGAACCGGTCCGGGACCGCGCCGGTGGTGGTGGTAACTGCCACCGGCCGCGAAGCCGAGCAGATGGCCCGCGCCATCAGTTGCTGGGGGCCGGAGGCCACTGTGTTTCCGTCCTGGGAGACCCTGCCGCACGAACGTCTTTCTCCTCAGTTGGACACCATGGCTCGGCGGGTGGCAGTCCTGCGTCGCCTGGCCCACCCGGAACCGAACCACCCCCAGGCCGGACCGATCCAAGTTCTGGTCGTGCCGATTCGCGCCCTGCTGCAGCCCATCATTGGCGGACTGGGGGATCTGCGTCCGGTCCAAGCTCGTCCAGGCGACTTCATCGATCGCGACACGCTGGTCCACGAGTTGGTCCAACTTGGCTACGAGCCCAGCGACCAGGTGCGGGGGCGCGGCCAAGTTAGCGTTCACGGCGGAATCGTCGACGTGTTTCCGCCCGCCGGGGACCACCCGGTCCGGTTGGAGTTCTTTGGTGATGAGATCGAGGAGATCCGCTGGTTCTCGCTGGATGACCAGCGGAGTTTGGGCGCGGCAGAGACCGGTCTGTGGGCCCCTCCCGCACGCGAACTGCTGCTGACCGATGCGGTCAAAGAAAAGGCCCGGGCAGCGCAAATCCCGGGAGCGGCAGACCTGTTGGAGCTGGCGACCGAGGGCATCTACAGTCCAGGAATCGAGTCGCTGGCCCCCCTGCTGGTCGAGCGGATGGACTCACTGGTTGATCTGTTGCCAGTGGGAACCCTTCTGTTCATGTCCGAGCCGGAGCGAATCCAGGCCCGGGCCGCCGACCTTGTCACCACTTCGCAGGAGTTCCTGCACGCCTCGTGGGGTGCGGCTGCTGCCGGTGGGGCCATTCCGCTGGGCGCCCAGAGCGCGTCGCTGCTCAGCCTCGATGAGGTCTGGGGGGCCCGGAAGTCTGCCTCGTGGTGGAAACTGACCGCTCTGCCCGGGCCCGAACTGGCCGACCAACTGGCCGAGCAGCTCGCTCAACGGGAACCGGCTGGGGCCGACCAGACTCCCGCCGACCCGCCCGCCGCGGCCGTGGTCGCCTCCCCGCGTCTGGCCATGATTGGGGCGCGAGAAGTCCGCCCTTATCGGGGTGACTTTGCCCGTGCCACCTCGGATCTGGGTCAACTGGAACGCGCCGGCTGGAACCTGGTGGTGACCACCCCCGGTTCCGGCTCCGCCCGCCGCCTCGTCCAGGTGCTGGCTGAGGGCGACGTGGCCGCCCGCCTCGACCCGGAGCTGACCGAACTGCCCTCCCCGGGCCTCGTCCACGTGACCGCGGCAGAGGCTGGGGCCGGCTTCGTGCTTTCCGCCCAAGAGCTGGCGATCCTCACCGAGCAGGACCTGACCGGGGGACGCAGCGGCGGTTCGACCCGCGACATGCGGAAGATGCCGGCGCGGCGAAAGAAAGGGCTGGACCCGCTCGCGCTCCGGCCCGGAGATTTCGTGGTCCACGAGCACCACGGGGTGGGTCGATTCCTGGAAATGGTCTCTCGCACCACCGGCTCGGGTGAACAGCAGGTGACCCGCGACTACCTGGTGCTCGAGTACGCTTCCTCCCGCCGCGGTGGGCCCAGGGATACGCTCTACGTGCCCACCACCTCGCTGGATTTGGTCTCCAAATACTCGGGATCGGACGAGCCGAAGCTCTCGCGGATGGGCGGCGCCGACTGGGCAAAAACTAAGCAGAAAGCGCAGAAGGCGGTTCAGGAAATCGCGGCCGAATTGGTGCGCCTGTACGCGGCCCGCCAGACCGCGGGTGGGTTTGCCTTCAGCCCGGACACGCCCTGGCAGCGCGAACTAGAGGACGCCTTCCCCTTCCAGGAGACTCCCGACCAGCTGTTGACCATGGACGAGGTGAAGGCGGACATGGAGAAGCCGGTACCCATGGACCGGCTGCTCACCGGCGACGTCGGCTACGGGAAAACTGAGATCGCGGTTCGGGCCGCGTTCAAGGCTATTCAGGACTCCAAGCAGGTGGCGGTGCTGGTGCCCACCACCCTGCTGGTGCAGCAGCACTACGACACGTTCCGGGAGCGCTACGCCGGGTTCCCGGTCAACATCGCCCAACTGTCGCGGTTTTCGTCTCCGGCTGAAGCCGATCGGGTGCGGGCGGGCCTGCTCGACGGCAGCGTCGACCTGGTGATTGGGACGCATTCGCTGCTGACCGGGTCGGTCCGGTTCAAGGATCTGGGGCTGGTCATCATCGACGAGGAGCAGCGATTTGGGGTCGAGCATAAGGAGACACTGAAGGCGCTGCGCACCGACGTGGACGTGCTCGCAATGTCGGCCACGCCGATCCCCCGGACGCTGGAAATGGCGGTGGCTGGGATCCGAGAGATGTCGGTGCTGCAGACCCCGCCGGAGGAGCGCCAGCCGGTGCTCACCTTCGTCGGAGCCTACTCTTCCGCTCAGGTGGCTGCGGCGATCCGGCGGGAACTGCTGCGCGACGGGCAGGTGTTCTTTATCCACAACCGGGTCGAGTCGATCTCCTCGGTGGCGGCGGGACTGGCAGAGCTGGTGCCGGAGGCGCGGATCCGGGTGGCGCACGGCCAACTCGGCGAACACCAGCTGGAACAGGTGATCGTCGACTTCTGGAACCATGAGTTTGACGTCCTAGTTTGCACAACGATCGTCGAAACCGGGCTGGACATCTCGAACGCGAACACGCTGATTGTGGACCGCGCGGACACGTTTGGACTGTCACAACTTCACCAGTTGCGGGGAAGGGTGGGCCGTGGGCGCGAACGAGCCTACGCCTACTTCTTCTACCCGCCGGGCAAAACCCTGACCGAGACGGCGCTGGAGCGGCTCCGGACCATCGCCGCCAACGCCGACCTGGGCTCCGGACTGGCGGTGGCGCAAAAAGACCTGGAGATTCGCGGGGCCGGCAACCTGCTGGGCGGAGCCCAATCCGGCCACATCGAGGGGGTCGGCTTTGACCTGTACGTCAGGATGGTCTCGGACGCGGTCGCCCAGTATCGGGGGGAGAAGCCGGTTGAAACGACGGAAGTTCGACTGGACCTGGCGGTGGATGCACACCTGCCCGAGGAGTACATCCCCGGTGAGAGCGCTCGCCTGGAGGTGTATGCCAAGATCGCGGCCGTCAACGATCCGGGGGCGATGCGGGAGCTGCGGGACGAACTGGCGGACCGGTACGGGCCGCTGCCCGCCCCGGTGGAGCGCCTGTTCCTGTTAGCGCGGCTTCGGTCGATGCTCCGCCAGCTGGGGGTGGACGAGGCGGTGACACAGGGCAACTATCTCCGCCTCGGCCCGGTGGAACTGATGGACTCAACCGCGCTCCGGCTCAAGCGCCTCTACCCCGGCTCCGTGATCAAGCCGGCTACCCGCCAACTGCTGGTGCCCCTCGGCGGGCGCCGCCACCACGGAGAGGAGCCACTGGTGGACGAGGCGCTGGTAACTTGGGTGGAGGATCTCCTGCGCAAGGTCCTTGTACCCAACCGGCGTGTGGCATTGGCCCGCGCCGCCAAACAGGGCGGGTGA
- the eno gene encoding phosphopyruvate hydratase — protein sequence MAFIEEIRAREILDSRGNPTVEVDVVLDNGVAARAAVPSGASTGAFEAVERRDNSDRYQGKGVEGAVEAVVDIIAPEVEGMDASDQRAIDRVMIELDGTKNKGKLGANAILGVSLAVAKAAAISAELPLYQYLGGPNAHVLPVPMMNILNGGSHADTNVDIQEFMIAPIGAPSFREALRWGAEVYHTLKGVIKERGLSTGLGDEGGFAPSLESNAAALDLIIEAIERAGFKPGTDVALALDVASTEFFKDGAYQFEGEARSTDYMIDYYEKLIADYPLVSIEDPLSEDEWDAWKKLTDAIGSRVQLVGDDLFVTNPERLTRGIKDGVANALLVKVNQIGSLTETLDAVEEAHRNGYRSMTSHRSGETGDTTIADLAVATNSGQIKTGAPARSERVEKYNRLLRIEEALGEDATYAGASAFPRANF from the coding sequence GTGGCATTCATTGAGGAGATCCGTGCACGCGAGATTCTAGATTCGCGAGGCAACCCCACCGTTGAAGTTGACGTTGTGCTGGACAACGGAGTCGCCGCTCGCGCTGCGGTTCCCTCCGGCGCCTCCACCGGCGCGTTTGAAGCGGTCGAGCGCCGCGACAACTCCGATCGTTACCAGGGCAAGGGTGTCGAAGGCGCGGTTGAGGCCGTGGTCGACATTATCGCTCCCGAGGTCGAAGGAATGGACGCCTCCGATCAGCGCGCAATTGACCGCGTCATGATCGAGCTGGACGGCACCAAGAACAAGGGCAAGCTGGGCGCTAACGCGATCCTGGGTGTTTCCCTGGCCGTGGCCAAGGCAGCCGCCATCTCCGCTGAACTGCCCCTGTACCAGTACCTGGGCGGCCCCAACGCTCACGTGCTGCCCGTCCCGATGATGAACATCCTGAACGGCGGGTCCCACGCGGACACCAACGTCGACATTCAGGAGTTCATGATTGCTCCGATCGGTGCGCCCTCCTTCCGCGAGGCGCTGCGCTGGGGCGCCGAGGTTTACCACACCCTGAAGGGCGTCATCAAGGAGCGGGGCCTGTCCACCGGTCTGGGCGACGAGGGCGGCTTCGCGCCCAGCCTCGAATCCAACGCTGCGGCCCTGGACCTGATCATCGAAGCGATCGAGCGCGCCGGCTTCAAGCCCGGCACCGATGTGGCTCTGGCCCTGGATGTTGCCTCCACCGAGTTCTTCAAGGACGGCGCCTACCAGTTCGAGGGTGAAGCTCGCTCCACCGACTACATGATCGACTACTACGAGAAGCTGATCGCCGACTACCCGCTCGTTTCCATCGAGGACCCGCTGTCCGAGGACGAATGGGATGCCTGGAAGAAGCTGACCGACGCGATTGGTTCGCGTGTCCAGCTGGTGGGCGACGACCTGTTCGTCACCAACCCCGAGCGGCTGACCCGCGGGATCAAGGACGGCGTGGCCAACGCGCTGCTGGTCAAGGTGAACCAGATTGGCTCCCTGACCGAGACCCTGGACGCCGTCGAAGAGGCGCACCGCAACGGGTACCGGTCGATGACCTCGCACCGTTCCGGCGAAACCGGGGACACCACCATTGCCGACCTGGCTGTGGCGACCAACTCCGGTCAGATCAAGACCGGGGCGCCGGCGCGGTCCGAGCGGGTGGAGAAGTACAACCGCCTGCTGCGGATCGAAGAGGCCCTGGGTGAGGACGCGACCTACGCTGGTGCCAGCGCCTTCCCCCGCGCGAACTTCTAA
- a CDS encoding TetR/AcrR family transcriptional regulator — protein MTKRRRGSELEEAILEAGWAQLSEHGYAGFTFEAVANRAKTGKAAVYRRWPDRESLLVAVLAHWGLGTPRAVPDTGALGSDVIELLRAANRFGTHIAALFSTILGAYFDDMSTTPAELRNRLLGDRGHAMETILQRALERGELNQLPPARVATLPVDLLRHELLMNLQPVPDETIIEIVETAFLPLVASAPPTSDHDWPQPTATDRNRPRLTATDRD, from the coding sequence GTGACGAAAAGACGGCGCGGCAGTGAACTGGAAGAGGCCATCCTTGAAGCTGGGTGGGCGCAGCTAAGCGAACACGGATATGCGGGCTTCACCTTTGAAGCGGTGGCTAACCGGGCCAAGACCGGCAAAGCGGCTGTGTACCGGCGCTGGCCCGACCGCGAATCACTCCTGGTTGCAGTCCTGGCTCACTGGGGACTTGGAACACCGCGAGCAGTGCCGGACACGGGCGCGCTCGGCTCGGATGTGATTGAGCTGCTGCGGGCAGCCAACCGATTCGGCACCCACATTGCGGCCCTGTTCAGCACCATTCTCGGTGCCTACTTTGACGACATGAGCACCACCCCGGCGGAGCTTCGAAACCGGCTGCTCGGGGATCGCGGACACGCGATGGAAACCATCCTGCAGCGCGCACTGGAACGCGGTGAACTAAACCAGCTTCCGCCCGCCCGCGTGGCTACTCTCCCGGTGGACCTGCTCCGCCACGAGTTGCTAATGAACCTGCAACCCGTCCCCGACGAAACCATCATCGAAATTGTCGAGACCGCGTTCCTGCCCCTGGTCGCCTCGGCGCCTCCCACATCCGACCACGACTGGCCGCAACCGACCGCAACCGACCGCAACCGACCGCGACTGACCGCGACTGACCGCGACTGA
- a CDS encoding DHA2 family efflux MFS transporter permease subunit — MLLALIVGAIAAILDTTIVAIGMRTLTVELRAPLTTIQWVSTGYLLSLAATIPFVGWAQARIGGKRLWLLALGLFVLGSALCGIAWNAQALIGFRLLQGIGGGIMLPLMQTLAMQHVPAERRARVMAAVSLPAAVGPILGPVLGGMVLNWFSWRWMFLINVPIGVVGLVLAALFLVDDRANLPENPGRLDLVGAVLLTPALAGLLFGLSNTHNPGGFARPDVLVPGVLGLVLLVAFAWWARLRSDRALVDVSLLKVPTVRSSTITLTFLGVALFAGTFLLPLYFQSVRGYSVLAAGVLLIPQGVGTLLSRVVAGHLVERLGARLVAVAGFLVIAAATIPFAWSGTDTNLWLLGVVLFVRGLGLGVVFIPVMAAAYLDIGREQMPQASAITRIVQQLGGAFGTALVAVVLTGVMTVKDSGAGFAAAFWVTIGATLLAALPALLLPGRTRPEPVREDRQQHLRSAVK; from the coding sequence ATGCTCTTGGCGCTGATCGTCGGGGCCATCGCCGCCATCCTGGACACAACCATTGTGGCGATAGGAATGCGCACGCTCACAGTGGAACTACGGGCGCCGTTAACTACGATCCAGTGGGTCTCCACCGGCTACCTGCTCTCGCTGGCGGCTACTATTCCGTTTGTCGGATGGGCGCAGGCTCGTATCGGGGGCAAGCGTCTCTGGCTACTCGCCTTGGGATTGTTCGTCCTGGGCTCTGCTCTCTGCGGAATTGCTTGGAATGCCCAGGCGCTGATTGGGTTTCGCCTGCTGCAGGGGATAGGCGGGGGCATCATGTTGCCCCTGATGCAGACGCTGGCGATGCAGCACGTTCCCGCGGAGCGCAGAGCCCGGGTCATGGCTGCGGTTAGCCTGCCGGCGGCGGTCGGGCCGATCCTCGGACCGGTCTTGGGAGGGATGGTGCTCAACTGGTTTAGCTGGCGTTGGATGTTCCTGATCAACGTGCCCATCGGGGTGGTGGGACTAGTGTTGGCTGCCCTGTTCCTAGTGGATGATCGCGCTAACCTCCCGGAGAACCCTGGCCGCCTCGACCTGGTGGGAGCGGTCTTGCTGACCCCGGCGCTGGCGGGTCTCCTGTTTGGCCTCTCCAATACTCACAACCCGGGTGGGTTTGCTCGGCCGGATGTGCTGGTGCCGGGAGTGCTTGGCCTAGTCCTGCTGGTGGCGTTTGCTTGGTGGGCGCGCCTACGGTCGGACCGAGCACTGGTTGATGTCAGCCTCCTGAAGGTCCCTACCGTCCGATCCTCGACCATCACCCTGACCTTTCTCGGAGTGGCGCTCTTCGCTGGAACCTTCCTGCTGCCGCTCTACTTTCAGTCGGTCCGAGGCTATTCGGTGCTGGCCGCTGGGGTGTTGCTGATTCCCCAGGGGGTGGGGACGCTGCTGTCGCGGGTCGTGGCCGGGCACCTAGTGGAGCGTCTCGGAGCCCGACTGGTGGCAGTAGCCGGCTTCCTGGTGATCGCGGCCGCCACGATTCCATTCGCCTGGTCTGGAACCGACACCAACCTCTGGCTGCTAGGGGTGGTCCTATTTGTCCGGGGTCTGGGCTTGGGAGTGGTCTTCATTCCGGTAATGGCCGCTGCCTACCTGGACATCGGCCGTGAGCAGATGCCTCAGGCGTCTGCCATCACCCGGATTGTCCAACAACTCGGCGGCGCATTTGGGACCGCCCTGGTCGCAGTAGTCCTGACCGGAGTTATGACGGTGAAAGATTCTGGGGCCGGCTTCGCCGCTGCTTTCTGGGTGACCATTGGCGCCACGTTGTTAGCTGCCCTGCCGGCACTACTGCTGCCGGGCCGGACCCGGCCGGAGCCGGTGCGCGAAGATCGCCAGCAGCACTTACGGTCAGCTGTGAAGTAG
- a CDS encoding septum formation initiator family protein has protein sequence MRLLAVTLMLGIVAMVLVPNLLQWSDQRREYRAAVAQTEAAQQKLEKLQAELDNWSDPNHISAQARARLGYVDPGETQFAVVDAPQEAAQSPDEAEALEWPPKPWNIQLQEALLEVDDPPAVKEAANVPTVPLSTEDDTDE, from the coding sequence GTGCGCCTGCTAGCAGTCACCCTGATGCTCGGAATTGTGGCGATGGTGCTGGTCCCGAACCTGCTGCAGTGGAGCGATCAACGCCGCGAGTATCGGGCGGCGGTGGCTCAGACTGAAGCTGCGCAGCAGAAGTTGGAGAAGCTGCAGGCCGAACTGGACAACTGGTCGGACCCGAACCATATCTCCGCTCAGGCTCGGGCCCGCCTCGGATATGTCGACCCGGGTGAGACTCAATTTGCCGTGGTAGATGCCCCGCAGGAGGCCGCTCAAAGCCCTGACGAGGCCGAAGCTCTTGAATGGCCCCCTAAACCGTGGAATATTCAGCTTCAAGAAGCGTTACTTGAAGTAGATGACCCTCCGGCAGTGAAAGAGGCGGCCAATGTGCCCACTGTTCCTCTTTCCACCGAAGACGACACCGACGAATAG